Proteins encoded together in one Tripterygium wilfordii isolate XIE 37 chromosome 14, ASM1340144v1, whole genome shotgun sequence window:
- the LOC120014198 gene encoding uncharacterized protein LOC120014198 codes for MLATGERQSGRGANQMSALHRAGATRWSSHYDSVRSLIEMYGASCKVLEHLSNDGAIGSIRGEASGVCAAIMTFEFIFLLHLIDKIMGITDLLCQALQRKSLDILNALRLVSTTKALLSRFRQDEWDTFFEKVKLFCTKHDIDIPDMGGRYRVRRSCQRQDPITIEHYYHFDVFNEVIDFQLMELNSRFNEKSVELLTLSSALDPSDSFKAFKIDDICNLASKFYTQDFSSQEIHALRCELEHYQYDVILDPEFQRVSTLSELCHNLVTSRKSHNYYLTERLIRLVLTLPVSTATTERAFSAMKHVKTALRNKMDDEFLADCMVLYIERELAEKVNLDSVIDDFYSLKSRRAQLQ; via the coding sequence ATGTTGGCTACTGGAGAAAGACAGTCTGGTAGAGGAGCTAATCAAATGAGTGCACTTCATCGAGCTGGAGCCACTCGTTGGAGCTCTCACTATGACTCTGTTAGGAGCTTGATAGAAATGTATGGTGCATCATGTAAAGTTCTTGAACATCTCAGTAACGATGGGGCAATTGGATCTATACGTGGGGAAGCTAGTGGTGTTTGTGCTGCAATTATGACCTTTGAGTTCATATTTCTCTTGCATTTGATTGATAAAATCATGGGAATCACAGATTTACTTTGCCAAGCTCTACAACGTAAATCCTTGGATATCTTGAATGCTTTGAGATTAGTTTCAACAACGAAAGCTCTCCTTTCCAGATTTAGACAAGATGAGTGGGATACATTTTTTGAGAAAGTGAAGTTATTTTGTACCAAACATGACATTGATATTCCTGATATGGGTGGTCGTTATAGAGTGCGTCGTTCATGTCAACGACAAGATCCTATTACAATCGAACACTATTATCACTTTGATGTCTTCAATGAGGTAATTGATTTTCAGTTGATGGAGTTAAATAGTAGATTCAACGAGAAATCAGTGGAACTTCTTACTCTAAGCTCTGCTTTGGATCCGAGTGATTCCTTCAAAGCATTTAAAATTGACGACATATGCAATCTTGCAAGCAAATTTTATACTCAAGATTTCAGTTCACAAGAAATCCATGCTTTGAGATGTGAGTTGGAGCATTATCAGTATGATGTAATACTTGATCCTGAGTTTCAAAGAGTTTCTACACTTTCTGAATTATGTCACAACTTAGTTACGTCAAGAAAGTCACATAACTATTATCTGACTGAGAGATTGATTCGTCTAGTATTAACTCTTCCTGTTTCGACGGCGACTACAGAACGGGCATTTTCAGCCATGAAGCATGTTAAGACAGCTCTCCGTAACAAAATGGATGACGAATTTCTTGCAGATTGCATGGTTCTTTACATTGAACGAGAACTTGCTGAGAAAGTCAATTTAGATTCTGTAATAGATGATTTTTATTCCTTGAAGTCTCGTCGGGCACAACTTCAATAG